Sequence from the Fibrobacter sp. UWR4 genome:
GTCCCGGCGTTCCCGCCTTTTCCGCAATCTCCAATTCAACGTCATTGGTCCAGAGTTTAATATCCACAATTTCCGTGCGGTCGATCAAGGTCTCGTAACTAAAAAATCCGCGGACCGGGGCAAGGCCAATTTCGTCCTTGTAGTAGTTGGTAAAGGTAAAGGGGAAGGGGGCAAGATTTAAGTCTTCATCGCCGAACTTGTTGCGTAAGGTTTCGCGAACAGCCTCGACGGCCTCGGCGTCTTTTGCCAGGATGCCGACAATCAGTTTAACTTTAGCTGGAGTGCGTAATTCGCCCATGGGTGCAAATCTAGTATAAATTTTCTAATTTGATACCTGTAACTTCAAATTACTCAACGTTTTATGAATGTCCTGAATTGTAAGTTTTTCGTCATTTCCCCGCGTGCTTTGACCGTTGGATTCAAGGGCGTAATGGTGGCCCTTTTCCTGACGCTTGCAAACGCTTATGCCGAGGCTCCCCGGGAAATCCCAGCAATCATCGATTCGGTTGCCCATGACCAAAGCCACTTTACCCAGGGCCTGTTCTTTGACGGAAAGGACTTGATCGAAACCACCGGTATGTATGGGGCTTCTGGGCTTTATCGTCTTGAATTCAACGGCAAGTCCCTTAAAGTTCAGGATTCCACCCGACTGGACAATCGTTACTTTGGCGAAGGGT
This genomic interval carries:
- a CDS encoding DUF4416 family protein, with translation MGELRTPAKVKLIVGILAKDAEAVEAVRETLRNKFGDEDLNLAPFPFTFTNYYKDEIGLAPVRGFFSYETLIDRTEIVDIKLWTNDVELEIAEKAGTPGLRPVNLDPGYMTLGQFFLATTKDQRQRVYMQRGIFVEPTLYFQDGHFHAFDWTYRDYQSETYIKYLEQVRARLAYQHSTGRPYRLRNTNP